Part of the Tachyglossus aculeatus isolate mTacAcu1 chromosome 23, mTacAcu1.pri, whole genome shotgun sequence genome, CTCTGAGATCCTGCCGGCCCACTCGATGCAGAGCTCCAGAGGCCGGCAGGGGTTGGCCACGTCCGCGCACTTGATCATCATGCGCTTGATCAGGATTTGGGTCTCAGGGAAGTTCCGGCTACTGGACGGACACTCACAGTTGCTGCCCTCACTCTGAAATGCAGGCACTGGGTTTACTCCAGACtggatgctccttgagggcagggaatggaccTACCAACTGTTACAGTGTATGCTCCTAagagcttgttacagtgctctgcacacaataaacgctcaataaacaccatggattgttTGAGGGGTAGACTGGACTGCGAGGGGGACAGATATATGGGGACACAGTCGtttcctctcccattttccctatctgtaatttaatgtctgtctcccacataagctgtaaactccttgaggacagggattgtgtccactaattTACTGCATTGGatgctgccaagcacttagtacagtgctttgcacacagtaagtagtcaataaataccactgataagagAAAACCAGGTGCTGCTGGGCCTGGAGTCCGGAGGAGACTGAGGACTGCCTCTCTGAAGACTATTAACTGAGATTTTTGGACTGCCGAATTTTTAACTTACTGCTGTTTGTAATTTCACTGTACTTGCTTTAAGTACCTGCCCCCCACCTGGGTCCCACTGTCTtgaacctactccagcacttagtacagtgcttggtaaataggaAGTGATTAAAAAATTTGGAACTAACTAGCTAAGGATCCCGGAGGGCTTCAGGACTCAGTTGAAGTGTTTGGGTCTCCTGCAAAAGGAGGGGTGCTGCCTCCAGCCCCATCTTACAGGAGGAGACCCCCCCAGCCTGGTGAGAGCTACAGAAGCAGTGGATGAGGGCCAGAGGGCTCAACAAAAGGTGACGCTCTCTGTCCCACCCTCTCCAGACACCCCCAAGTCCAGGGGCTGGGCAAAGAGTGGAATCAGGGGTCCAGGCAGCTGGGAAGACAGCTTGGGaggtgtgtgggtgtggggggagatTCGCAGCTGGGGGAGCCCTTACATTGGTGTTGGTCTCGTCGGCAGCTGGGGGCTTGTTGATGCTGTTCACAAACTTGCTCACGTGCTCAAAGTGCTTGGTCATCTCGGTGGCCAACACCATGTCGATGATGGCCTGGCGCAGCGTCCGGTAGTGATTCCTGCCAGAGTCCGGATCCAGTAGACTGATTGAAAGGCTCCTCCTCTTGGTGCCTGGCGGGGTCCACTCTCTGCCAGGCTGGGGGAGCCCAATGCTGCTCCCACAGACTAGACTGTCCTTGTGGGTGTTTGGGGTGCCCCTAGACCATGCCTGGGCAAGCATGAGCCTggcatccccctccccttctcttctcctaggGCTAGTGGCACTGCAGCTCCTGGCTGCCTGGAGCATTTCGGGATggcaggaagtgggagggagcaagagggCAGACAAGTGTTCCTCTTCTCAGTGGCTCAGGGCTTAGCCATCCCCCCCTGTGAGAAGAGGTGGCACCTCAGGCTGAGGCAGTTCCTGACCTTACCAGGACTGGCAGAACCACCTGGGCATTTCACAGTTAATGCCCTATCATATAATGACATCATTAGTACGCTTTAGCGGAAACCTGCCGGACcacagcgctgggggagatccttGACCCCCAGCTTTGCTCCAGGGCTGCCATGCCCCCCTCCCACTGTGAATATGGATGCCACTTCCAAACCAGGGTACTTGGTGGCGGGAGACTGGATGCTTAGAATAAATGCCCAGGGACAAAGGGCATCCTGTGCCATAGCTATACCTGGCAGGGGACAGGCCGGCTAAAAACCAGGCTGGCCACTCTATCCTGGAGGCCCCTGGTCCTCTGGTCCCTGGCATggccagggatgggggtgggagaagaaccaGACCCACCTGTCGATGTTCTTGAAGATGTTGCACTTGCTGTCCTTAGTGGTGAGCTGGAAGGCCAGGGCTGAGTGGTGGCTCTCTAGCACGGCCGTGTCGTTGTACAGCACGGCCAACTCGCTGCCCGCGTTGCACAGGAAGCTATTGGTGCGGCCAGGGTGATCCACATCGTGGACGGTGGCGGCGATCAGCGCAGCGACCTCGTCCAGCTGGTCCAGGCTGCCCTGTGGAGGGAGCGAAGCAGAACCTCCAGTGACCATggggatgattaaaaaaaaatggcaattcCTGAAATTTGTACAGCCATTTTCTCAGAGCCCGCTCACGTCCCTCATCTCCTTTCAACCTCACATCATCTCCAGCAGGCACTCCTCTTCCTAGTCTGACGAAATCAGAGCACAGAGGGGTTgtgtgatttgtctaaggtcatacagcaggacagtgacagaacagggattaaaaaccaggccaCCCGCCTCACGGGCCTGAGCTCTTCCCATCAGACCACGTTACACTGCCCTCCATGCCCCATGCCGCCTTCTGTGGTTCCTGGGCCAAACTAAGCAGCAGGGAAACCCACTTCACACTGGGCCCGAGAAGCTCCCCGACACTTGTGGGAGCTTCTGCTGTGCCAGGGAGGGCTGGGCTGCAGCTTCGGCCCCGGGGAAACCCCACTCCTCCCTCATCTGCAGTGGCTCAGCCTCACAAATGGCACTGAGAGCAGATGGCAAGCGGCTCCAGCGGGCTGACAACTCCCAGCACAGACCACCCAGGGACTTCTGGTCGGCGGGTACGGGAACGCTGCTCTCTCGGCTCATCTCTCGGCCCACTGCTGTGGACAGCCTGGTGAGTGTTCAGCACAGATCCACGCCCGGGAACGCTGGCCGGGGGTGACCCGAGTCAGTCTAATAGCCGCGAGGACAGCGTTCCCTGGTTCTACTTGTTGGCCGGGAATCCGCTCCCTGAGCTGCCTCACGGTCCCGGACCGAGCATGGTCAATTCTACCTCCaagctggggaaactgaagcagcaAGCAATGTCCCCTCCCCTCGTCCAGtcccacagagaagtgagtggggAGTGCGGTGCAAGATGGGATCTGCCCGCCAACTTCAGAGAGCAGCTCCCTTTGCTTCTCTTGCTCCCACGGGCAATGGGTCAGCGGTGCCTCAGCCTGAGAGGCTCTTGGGAGGactgaccctccctcccccctacccactcctctctctctggttCCCGGGGAAGGGACGGAGATGAAGCCTGACCTGGGCTCTGTGTTGTGGGCAGCCCCATTTCCAACCTCTGGGCAGAACTCAAACTCTGTTCTTGGGCTGGAGAAGGCATcagggaagtggaggcagtgtgacctaattcAAATCAGTCATCTGCTCTGGGTATGGGCTTCCACGTCCAAGAAACGAGGGGGAGGTGCCAGCGAGCCCTCAGGCCAGGAACGCTACCTTCACTCTCTCCTTGCCCAGGAAGAAGGCAGTGGCGTGCAGCACGTCGGCAGCGTGGGTAGAGTTGTGATAGGCATTGGAGGTGTGGTAATTGGCTTCCATCACCTGCAGCCAGGCCCGGAGTGTGGCTTCTGAACAGTTCAAGAACTCGCACACGCCAAACCGGCCGAAGACCTTCAAGCCTAGATACACCagcggcctagaagggggggcagggggaggcaggggtgaGGGTGGCATCAGGTTGGCTATTTCTGCCTCTTGACCAGGCCACCCCCGATCCCTAGTGCCAGCAACTTGGCCAAGTGTCTCCTGGCACAGATAAACTTATTagccagcgcttggtacagtgctttgcacatagtaagcgcttaataaatgccatcattattattattagccggaCTTGAAGGCTCATCTTCCCAAAGAAGTGCCGATTTTGCAGGAAATGCAACTACCAATTCTCTGCATGATCTGTATACGCTacgtgtccaataaataccattgactgattgatttgcaagCTTGGGAGTGGAGCCCTGAGGGAAAGGCTGGCACTtggagcaggggaaggaagagaggagagtgggaatggaagagggagggaggaagagcagggaaggaGCAAGAAtgtagggaaggaagaggaagaagccaggggaactggaggagaaggaaaagcaagaggagcaggaggagaagcagtgctgATTGGACCCTGGGACTGGGCACTAGAACCAGGCACTGGGTGATGCCAAGACCGGGTGCTGGGACTGGACGCAAAACGTTGtcttttcccctgcctcccccctgcCTGATGGTGTAGCCCACCaggccacccaagccctgtcaccACAGCAGCTGCTTATGTGCCTTATGTGCCCAGCTCACGCCCCGGAGACCCCCACAAGGACTCCGGCCTCAGTTAGAGGGGGCCAAGAGGGGAGTCGCCAACTTGGCTTCTCCTGATTCTTCCTCAAATCCAAGGGCTAAGCAAGCTAGTTACGTTACAATTCCAGCTCCCCAAACTGGAGGCAAAGGGAATAGCATTGTCCCTGCAGTGATCAGACTCCCAAATCTCAGGGGCTAAGACCCCCCATGACAGGCATCAAGGGCAGAGTTGGTGCTACTGGGAGTGGATAttcacccctctgcccccagggTCCGAGGGGGCCTCTTACCGTCTATGGGTCACCGCTTCCAACTCAAAGATGTTGAAGTCCCAGCTCTCCTCGTGGGCGAGCAGCTGAGCGATGTGCGGTGGGGCGTCGTTGACAGCGACCGGCAGGGAGAGGTGGTTGTGACTGTGGTGCACGTCTGCACGGATGGGTGgggtaaggcagggaggtcagcctaAAACTCACGGCCCACCGCCCTTCCCCGCTGCCTCATCTCGGCCCAGTGCCACTCGACCCAAGCTGGCTCCAGAGGGACCCCCGGGGATGCGGTCCCGCCCGCTTCCTGGCTCTGATTGGAGATATCCTTTTGCTCCAGCCCAGGGAAACCCCCTGTCCCCGGGTGGACTATGGGGGAACCGCCTGCCGTTGCCCTGAAGGTAGAGCACACGCTGCAGACCAGCCCAGCGGCGAACCCGCGAGGCAGGACCTGCCGGAAAACTTACTCTTGGAGAACACGTACTCATTCCCCGAGAGCCTTCTCAAGCCATCCTGAAACATAGAAAGAGGCCGTGAGTGGCTGGGGACCGAAGCCGGGAAACGGTTGAGTGGAGGGGAATTCTCTGCAAGCTTATTCCCACgccccctcaccttccttctgggcagagaagcagcgtggctcagtggaaagagcacgggctttggagtcagaggtcgtgtgctttgcacatggtgagcgcttgatagatgccatcattatcattattactattatcatccttCGACACAACTACGGCTGGCCAGAAATGGGCAATGGGAATCCGGGGGACGGGGTTGGGGTTGCCATCCACCCTGTAACCTGGCCCGGCCTGCTGACCGCTGCTCACTCCCCAGACAGGGTTggtctctacaacccagcccacgccctccactgcccctccatctcctccatcatctcaccgccgacccccggcccacgtccggcctctggcccggatcgccctccctcctcaaatcccacagacgatcattctcccccttccaaacccttctagactgtgagcccactgttgggtctctacaggttgccaacttgtacttcccaagcgcttagtaaagtgctctgcacacagtaagcgctcaataaatacaactgaatgaatgaatgagttcaaaccccggctccgccaattgtcagctgtgtgactttgggcaagtcacctaacttctctgtgcctcagttatctcatctgtaaaatggggattaagactgtgagccccccgtgggacaacctgatcaccttgtaacctccccagcgcttagaacagtgctttgcacatagtaagcgcttaataaatgccaccattattattattattacctaaaaatGCCACCACCTCTGGGCAGCATTCCCCTATTAACTCCCACCCATTTTCTGGTCACATGATCCTATCGGCCACCTGGCCGCCACTCACGGTCATCAGGCCTCCGACGAGATCGCTGGCATGCGGGTCCTGGCCCCGGGCGCCCAGCTGTGGGGAGTAGAGCTCAGCGGTCCGCAGGATCTCCAGCACTCGGTCCAAGGCCTCGGCAACCGTGCCGGGGCTGTTCTCTTGGGCAgcgttgatgatgttgatgacctgcggggacccgggcctgggtaGGCTGCGGTCCCTTCCCTACCCCAGCGGGATGGGATGGGGCGTGCCCCTCCTCAATACAGCTCTCAGGGAAGTGCTGGCTGCAGCAGGCACCCTGGCCGACTTCCGACCGCATCCTACTTAGCCAGGCACCTGCGGCAGGCTAGTGTCCCCGAATGCCCAGAGCGGGGTGCTCCAAAATGCGTAGAGAAACCTGCGTTCTGGCAGAATGGGTggccctcatctctaaaaaccTGCATGAATGTACTGCATTTACATTCAGATATGCATCAACAGCCCCCTAACACTCCCTCACACCCCACAATGGCCCTGGCCAGCCTGGCTCTgcctactgagccccttccttcctctccccctcgtccccctctccatcccccccatcttacctccttctcttccccacagcacctgtatatatgtagatatgtttgtacatatttattactctattaattttatttgtacatatctattctatttattttattttgttagtatgtttggttttgttctctgtctcccccttttagactgtgagcccactgttgggtagggactgtctctatatgttgccaatttgtacttcccaagcgcttagtacagtgctctgcacatagtaagccctcaataaatacgattgatgatgatgatgaagtcaggtCAGAGTCCACATTGAGAGGCTGAAATGACCCAGATGATTTGTGGGAACTGGCCCAGCCCCAGCCTTGGGGGAGAGTATGGAGGACAGAACCGTATGGACATCTCGGCTTCAGGATTGAAGCTACGGCCCAGCCATGCCTGGCCAGGAGGCCCAATCCAGCCCCCTGCTCGCCGACCCTCACCTTCGTGATCGGAGCCTCAATGGTCATGGAGTGGATCCTCGCCACGGACGGATGCCGGCGGTGCTGCAAGCTGGGGGCTGCCGAACAGAGAAGGCCCAGCCCCGCTGCCTCAGAGCAAACTGCCGCCCCTTCCACCCAACCCCATCACAGGTCAGTGAAGAGCCGTGATTGAGCTTGTTTGCGTTTCTCAGATGCTCTGTACTTGATTTCCCACCTAGACCAAACGATTTTGCTCAAACCTTTTACTGCCTACCTCTCAGAACCAGAGAAGAGGCTGGAGACCAGGGTGCTGGAGACTTGACTGAATGTGGAACCCCGACAACCCATCAGGAGAGGACtggccccctccctgctccagtccccaCCCCTCACTGGTAGGTAGTTCCTCAGTGAGGCAGAAGCAGCTCCCATGTTTAGTAACAGTGCCGCCTACCCACCCACAGGCCCCAAGTCTCACTCCTGTAGCTGGTGCCAACCACAGTTCTTGGGTCTTGAAAGGGAAACCTGACCTCCTCATTCTCCCAACTAAGCTTAAACAAAGAAAATTAATAACAACGTAATTCAGTAAGGAATAAAAATGTGGGACAATTAAAAACCTACTCAGATTTTCAAAAGTGTTTTGAAAAGCCGGTTCCTCAGGCTCTATAGGTTATCTTAACTTGCCTTGCCAGGCTGCCTGATTTTAACCAGGGCCTTTATTTTCCTCACCTGAAGAAATAACTGATCCAATAGGGCCATTTTCTTACCGTCGCTGCTCCGAGACGTTATCGATTTGACGTCAATCGACTCTTTCCTCCTGTTCTTGTAACGGAATGAGTGTGACTCTAGAGACACCCAATCGAGGGGAAAAGAGGATTAGTTTTCAGCCTAACCGGGAGTTGATGGGGGAGATCAGTTGGTTGGTGCAGGCAGTATCCCAGAATTCAACACTTAACTCTGTGAACATTTTGCTTTCTCTGTTGGTCTCCAACTGATCCTGGAACCCCCGTCTTACGTGCACTGTGATCTGGAATGCCACTTTACTTCCAGACGGGCAGACACAGTGGCCCGACATTAGGAACGTGGGCCAGACTGCAGCAGCCTTTTCCGTCCGGCCCCACTTGGGCCAGTGAGGGGGGCCGGGAGTTAGGGACTGCTCCGCTTTTCACTCCGGCTTCTTTGAACGGCGGAACTGCTAGCTTGCCatccatttttctctgcctctgttctttccccaaATTTACATTGGGAGCTCCCTGGAGCCCCGCTGTGAATTCGTCCCAGAGCCTAACACAGTGCTCCTGACACTGGGAGGGCTGAAGAGAGTTACGGCTGTTTTGGTGGGTGGGGGTCCTGGACTCTTCAGGATCCTTTTTGGGCATCCCTCTGCTCTTGACTGCCAGCTCAttgcgcattgtgggcagggaatgtgtctgtttcttgttatattgtactctaccgagtgtagtgcagtgctctgcacacagtaactgctcaataaacatgactgactgcttTCCAGAGGCCCCCTAAGAAGGGCAGAGACACACAGGACCCACCCGAATATGTGTGGGGAGCAGAGATGGGGGCAAAGGTACCCTCGGGATTCAGACCACCGCCAGCCCCCCCTGAATCTTTCCTGGTGCTGCAGGGCTCCAGTCTGCAGgccactttcatcatcatcatcatcaatcgtatttattgagtgcttactatgtgcagagcactgtactaagagcttgggaagtacaaattggcaacatatagagacagtccctacccaacagtgggctcacagtctaaaagggggagacagagaacaaaaccaaacatactaacaaaataaaataaatagaatagatatgtacaagtagagtaaataaagagtaataaatatgtacaaacatatatacatatatatgtgtgtgtgtatatatatatacacacacacatatatatacatatatatgtatatatatatgtgtgtgtgtgtatatatacatatatatgtgtgtatatatatatatatacatatatatatatatacacacacacacatatatcttcGGCCCAGCCACCTGCTAACCCCAGGCCGAGGGCCCCAGTGCCCCACTGCTGCCGATGGTACAGTTTGGTGGTTAAGCCAGCGTTGCCAAGCAATCAGAGCCCGGGTCAGACTGGTGTAGCTTTCGACAAGGGGTTTCGATGGCCCACTGCAGTTAGCGGTTTTGATGAACAAAAATACGAATTGTTGGATTCTCACCTGACGTGGAGTTGTCTGCTGAATCACGACGGATCTTGTGGATCTAAAATTGTTCAGaagttgagagagagagggagagagagagaattcagcGCTGACTCCGTTCCTTCCAAACAGTCACTTCCTTCCCCATATCTTAAGTTTTCTTCAGCAGACGAGGACAAAGATGAGAGACTTCCTCTCGATTGGGTCCTGAGTAAACACTGTAGATGATGACGTGCCTCGTACCACTCTCTTGAACCTCACTGAAGGGACACTTGGTTGAAAGCCCACTGAAGCGTTCCTTCCCCGCCCATAGTGAGGCAACCTGTTCTCCGCCTGCTCCATTATGGTCATTTGCTCCTCGAGTTGCGTCGTATCTGCGAGATGAGTCAGGCTGACCTTTTCTGAATTTCATTGTATTTTCCCACTCctacccatttcctcatctgctgcATTGCCTCTGACAGCACTTGGTGTGCACAAGTgcgcacacgcgcacacacacacacacacacacacacacacacacacgtgcgtgcAAGGGGTAAATCAGGACAGGTGGTCCAAATATTGATGGCCGCCCCTACCCGAGAGGGCcactcgggttctaatccggactctgccacttctctgctgtgtgaccttgggcctcatctgtaaaatggggattgagactgggagccctatcaatcaatcaatcaatcgtatttattcagcacttactgtgtgcagagcactgtactaagagcttgggaaggacaagttggcatcatatagagacagtccctacccaacagtgggctcacagtctagaagacaaaacatattaaataaaataaaataaatagaataaatatgtacaaataagtagagtgataaatatgtacaaacatatgatgatgatggcatttgttaagcgctatgtgcaaagcaatcaatcaatcaatcgtatttactgagagcttaccgtgtgcagagcactgtactaagcgcttgggaagtacaagttggcaacatatagagacagtccctacccaacagtgggctcacagtctaaaagggaaagcactgttctaagcgctgggggaggttacaaggtgatcaggttgtcccacagggggctcacagtttcaatccccatttcacagatgagggaactgaggcccagagaagtgaagtgactggcccaaagtcacacggctgacagttggcagagccgggatttgaacccatgatctctgactccaaagcccgggctctttccactgagccacgctacatatatacaggtagatggcaaaacaaaacaaaataaaatcaatagaataaatatgttggacagagactgttcgactcaattattttgtatctaccccagcgcatagtgcagtgcctggcacaaagtaagcacttaacaaataccacaattattattacaagaaaggagagagactgtGCCAACAAGGACttagcagggggacacaatggatcgtgataatagtatttgttaatcacttgctatgtatcaagcactgttctaagtgctggggtagataccagttaaccttgaggaggaaggagaacaagcattgagtctccattttgcagaatgagggaagtgaagcacagagaagtgaagtcacttgcccaaggtcacacagcaggcaagtggcagatctgggattagaacctaggtcctctgactagaCCTAGgcccccatgctccttccactgggcaacactgcttcccacaatCCGTAGCAAGGGAGGTTGGCGTCAGGGGCCCCTCCACTCTAGGCTCAGGTGGATATTTGCAAATGCTACGTATGAAAGTATTATGCCCCGTATCACAGCAACCCTCTCTAGACCAGGGAAAGGTGGGCGAACTTCTGAAGCCATTCCCACCCTGTCTTCTCTCATCCATTACCCTTCCACCCACTCCACACTCATTCTTGCTGACTGACAAATGGAAACTGAAGGCCAAGCTGTTTACATAGGAAAGGCCCCCGTTTTAAAGCTCTCTGGTCCCAAGACACTGTCACTAGCCGACAGGCCAACCAGTTCCACTCCGCTAAGTGGATGGGATCCCAAGACCACAGTAAATTTCGGCCAGAGCCCGAACGTTTCACTACTCTCATTATTCCGGGCCTCGACAGAGAGTCATTAATACAGCAGTTAATGATTCTCGGGCTGCTTTTGCTGTTCCACCAGCAGGAGAAACCCCTTCTAACCGGCCTCTCAAGGGGCTGTGCAGGGGAAGGCAGGGCTACAGGATGCCGCAGGAGATGTGGGGGTGGCAGAGCACCCTCCCCCAGCAGGGACCCAGGCCCGGAGCAGATGGACATGTTCCTTTCAGGGCAGCGGGGTGATGGCAAGGAGGCCCCTAAACCGACCACGCCTGCTTGGGAACAGGGCCTCTGCTCCAGGCAGTAAACGAGTGAGTTTACCGCAGGAGTTGCCATTAAAAGATCTGACAGTCCAAAGGCCGAGCCTGTGCTCCCAGGGATGTGGGAGGGGAATGACGAGGGAGGGGTCGTGGACACCTCCGGGGGCTCCAACAGGCTTCATCCGCTCACAAGGGATGCTAATGACGTCATGGGGAACAGGGCAGGCTGGCCAACGGCTCCCCGCCTGAGCCTGGACCTGCCCCGAACAACATCCAGGGGTGAGTCAAAGTGCCCCTGGACCAAGCTGGGCACCACAGCCCACATGACACCAAAGAAAAGGAAATGCCTGCCCCATCAACTGCCCCTCCGCTTCACAGATGTATTGGTGCTGGTGGCGGGGCCACTCCGGGCCTTTTCTCTCCCTGGTAGGAGAGGTGGCCGGGAGGcctgaggtgggaagggagagggcccTGGGTTGGGGAAGGATAGGCCCACACTTTGTTTTTGACTAGGCCACTGCCTTCTTTGGTGGTCTTGGTTTCCTCCATCTTATATAGCAGCAGCGCTCTTCACCCATTCACCTCCAAACTGTTCCTTGCTCTCGATTCTCCTGCCCCGACCCCTCACCCAGGCTGTTGGCC contains:
- the PDE8B gene encoding high affinity cAMP-specific and IBMX-insensitive 3',5'-cyclic phosphodiesterase 8B isoform X1, which translates into the protein MRLTQDPIQVLLIFAKEDNQSDGFWWACDKAGYWCNIARTPESALECFLDKHHEIIVIDHRHTRHFDAEAVCRSIRATNPSEHTVILAVVSPPSGDQEESSVLPLLHAGFNRRFMENSSVIACYNELIQIEHGEVRSHFKLRACNSVFTALDHCHEAIEITSDDHIIQYVNPAFERMMGYHKGELIGKELTELPKSDKNHADLLDTINTCIQKGKEWQGIYYARRKSGDSIQQHVKITPVIGQGGKIRHFVSLKKLCCTGDNKKQIHKIRRDSADNSTSESHSFRYKNRRKESIDVKSITSRSSDAPSLQHRRHPSVARIHSMTIEAPITKVINIINAAQENSPGTVAEALDRVLEILRTAELYSPQLGARGQDPHASDLVGGLMTDGLRRLSGNEYVFSKNVHHSHNHLSLPVAVNDAPPHIAQLLAHEESWDFNIFELEAVTHRRPLVYLGLKVFGRFGVCEFLNCSEATLRAWLQVMEANYHTSNAYHNSTHAADVLHATAFFLGKERVKGSLDQLDEVAALIAATVHDVDHPGRTNSFLCNAGSELAVLYNDTAVLESHHSALAFQLTTKDSKCNIFKNIDRNHYRTLRQAIIDMVLATEMTKHFEHVSKFVNSINKPPAADETNTNTDEEKRQGLPVVMPVFDRKTCSIPKSQISFIDYFITDMFDAWDAFAHLPALMQHLADNYKHWKTLDELKCKSLRLPSDD
- the PDE8B gene encoding high affinity cAMP-specific and IBMX-insensitive 3',5'-cyclic phosphodiesterase 8B isoform X3, whose translation is MRLTQDPIQVLLIFAKEDNQSDGFWWACDKAGYWCNIARTPESALECFLDKHHEIIVIDHRHTRHFDAEAVCRSIRATNPSEHTVILAVVSPPSGDQEESSVLPLLHAGFNRRFMENSSVIACYNELIQIEHGEVRSHFKLRACNSVFTALDHCHEAIEITSDDHIIQYVNPAFERMMGYHKGELIGKELTELPKSDKNHADLLDTINTCIQKGKEWQGIYYARRKSGDSIQQHVKITPVIGQGGKIRHFVSLKKLCCTGDNKKQIHKIRRDSADNSTSESHSFRYKNRRKESIDVKSITSRSSDAPSLQHRRHPSVARIHSMTIEAPITKVINIINAAQENSPGTVAEALDRVLEILRTAELYSPQLGARGQDPHASDLVGGLMTDGLRRLSGNEYVFSKNVHHSHNHLSLPVAVNDAPPHIAQLLAHEESWDFNIFELEAVTHRRPLVYLGLKVFGRFGVCEFLNCSEATLRAWLQVMEANYHTSNAYHNSTHAADVLHATAFFLGKERVKGSLDQLDEVAALIAATVHDVDHPGRTNSFLCNAGSELAVLYNDTAVLESHHSALAFQLTTKDSKCNIFKNIDRNHYRTLRQAIIDMVLATEMTKHFEHVSKFVNSINKPPAADETNTNSEGSNCECPSSSRNFPETQILIKRMMIKCADVANPCRPLELCIEWAGRISEEYFAQTDEEKRQGLPVVMPVFDRKTCSIPKSQISFIDYFITDMFDAWDAFAHLPALMQHLADNYKHWKTLDELKCKSLRLPSDD
- the PDE8B gene encoding high affinity cAMP-specific and IBMX-insensitive 3',5'-cyclic phosphodiesterase 8B isoform X2, with product MENSSVIACYNELIQIEHGEVRSHFKLRACNSVFTALDHCHEAIEITSDDHIIQYVNPAFERMMGYHKGELIGKELTELPKSDKNHADLLDTINTCIQKGKEWQGIYYARRKSGDSIQQHVKITPVIGQGGKIRHFVSLKKLCCTGDNKKQIHKIRRDSADNSTSESHSFRYKNRRKESIDVKSITSRSSDAPSLQHRRHPSVARIHSMTIEAPITKVINIINAAQENSPGTVAEALDRVLEILRTAELYSPQLGARGQDPHASDLVGGLMTDGLRRLSGNEYVFSKNVHHSHNHLSLPVAVNDAPPHIAQLLAHEESWDFNIFELEAVTHRRPLVYLGLKVFGRFGVCEFLNCSEATLRAWLQVMEANYHTSNAYHNSTHAADVLHATAFFLGKERVKGSLDQLDEVAALIAATVHDVDHPGRTNSFLCNAGSELAVLYNDTAVLESHHSALAFQLTTKDSKCNIFKNIDRNHYRTLRQAIIDMVLATEMTKHFEHVSKFVNSINKPPAADETNTNSEGSNCECPSSSRNFPETQILIKRMMIKCADVANPCRPLELCIEWAGRISEEYFAQTDEEKRQGLPVVMPVFDRKTCSIPKSQISFIDYFITDMFDAWDAFAHLPALMQHLADNYKHWKTLDELKCKSLRLPSDD